A part of Dermacentor variabilis isolate Ectoservices chromosome 10, ASM5094787v1, whole genome shotgun sequence genomic DNA contains:
- the LOC142560721 gene encoding uncharacterized protein LOC142560721, producing the protein MSESSQAVVTNRAPDRVSIHWDSLNIPCTKKDGARCSLVKHRHDLNKVLRGASLELGEDGRGESRGAVLIDRVQSHACGFAARVAELGSCVERALDLAERLLAEHRCITAIKFRVNWMRRASMRSAINRNRFLKSITICPGSLLSPRDDAILLDMLNPIPQRRNAALKVNELQEERGVDVPVPARSLGLGMDHVTTLDVSEVHMNDTLACWLIRELTENKSITELGVSHSVFPYRDEASNALFAGYLAKEDCALRKLTLTWTDIHRRESDLALREIVDALCNMNTLEELNADMVLAPVRFMSTVTLFAEVISRSDTLRRLRLPSTTCKCLATLWNSTLQLPDPQAAKCMESLRQGLQKPNSTLSRLCIDMRIFGEAECHAFFRAVADNKALKTVVVNTLPCIDGLDRVSRTIRKRGLNDRVVVKGQCAHDNTRQLQQCPQICNATIDTVMGTANVLHLFIPSLRVVSGCNHITSLRVRCLGCGINEYSALTACIRGSTALTEVDIDMNPAWLLGTSLELREVEGELVSALASNIKLARINLKGLQLSYDDINVLARAASRSLSLTEFTLSSACFLYNSDDRISCPLHKTRAFLEASDHRDGALADIMEVTRKNASAVLDAADFVLGEQNGVEGARAIELMHDHPRLLEMLMEDGDVTKAEAKKRIRSALLRVRSSSIDEFMTMTGVVKEAVQCLSHPGARRLQLADIGHDCWLHIRSFLKIADVVSR; encoded by the exons ATGTCTGAATCCTCGCAAGCTGTCGTCACCAATCGTGCACCCGACAGGGTGAGCATCCACTGGGACTCGCTGAACATCCCATGCACTAAGAAGGATGGTGCCCGCTGCAGCCTCGTGAAACACCGCCATGATTTGAACAAGGTCCTTCGAGGTGCTAGCCTAGAGCTTGGGGAAGATGGGCGAGGAGAGAGCAGAGGTGCCGTCCTAATCGACCGTGTCCAGTCACACGCGTGCGGGTTCGCAGCACGGGTCGCTGAGCTAGGCTCGTGCGTAGAGAGGGCACTGGATCTCGCCGAGCGTCTTCTCGCCGAGCATCGTTGCATTACAGCGATAAAATTCAGGGTCAATTGGATGCGTCGCGCTTCGATGCGTTCAGCAATCAATCGCAATCGCTTTTTGAAAAGCATTACCATCTGCCCAGGAAGTCTGTTATCACCTCGCGACGACGCTATCTTGCTCGACATGCTTAATCCTATCCCACAGCGTCGAAACGCCGCCCTCAAGGTCAACGAGCTCCAGGAGGAACGGGGAGTCGACGTGCCCGTGCCTGCAAGGTCACTCGGCTTAGGGATGGATCATGTGACAACACTCGACGTGTCAGAGGTTCATATGAACGACACCCTTGCGTGTTGGCTTATCCGGGAGCTCACTGAAAACAAGAGCATCACTGAACTCGGTGTCTCACACAGCGTGTTCCCCTATCGTGACGAAGCCTCAAACGCGCTGTTCGCCGGATACCTCGCCAAAGAAGACTGCGCGCTGCGAAAACTGACTCTCACATGGACGGACATTCACCGCAGAGAGTCGGACCTGGCCCTGAGGGAAATCGTCGATGCACTCTGCAACATGAATACTTTGGAGGAACTGAACGCAGACATGGTCTTGGCGCCCGTAAGATT CATGAGCACGGTCACCCTCTTCGCCGAAGTCATCTCACGGAGTGACACACTACGGCGGCTGAGACTACCTTCGACGACATGCAAATGTCTTGCGACATTATGGAATTCAACTCTCCAGCTTCCGGATCCCCAAGCTGCGAAGTGCATGGAGTCCTTGCGCCAAGGCCTGCAGAAACCGAACTCGACGCTCAGCCGGCTCTGCATCGACATGCGGATTTTCGGAGAAGCAGAGTGCCACGCCTTCTTCCGTGCAGTCGCGGACAACAAGGCACTGAAGACGGTGGTCGTCAACACCTTGCCCTGCATCGACGGACTCGACAGAGTCTCCAGAACTATCCGGAAACGGGGACTCAATGACCGCGTTGTCGTCAAGGGACAATGCGCGCACGACAACACAAGGCAGCTGCAGCAATGCCCACAAATCTGCAATGCAACTATCGATACGGTGATGGGAACTGCCAATGTCCTGCATTTATTTATCCCATCTTTACGCGTTGTCAGTGGTTGCAATCACATAACATCGCTGCGGGTTCGATGCTTGGGCTGCGGAATCAATGAATATTCCGCCTTGACAGCATGTATAAGGGGCTCTACTGCACTCACTGAGGTAGACATAGACATGAATCCCGCATGGCTCCTTGGGACAAGCTTGGAGCTTCGGGAAGTGGAGGGAGAACTGGTGTCAGCTCTCGCTTCTAACATCAAGCTAGCCAGAATCAACCTCAAGGGTTTGCAGCTGTCCTACGACGACATAAACGTGCTCGCGCGAGCCGCTAGCAGGAGCCTCAGCCTGACCGAATTCACCTTGAGTTCTGCGTGCTTCCTTTACAACAGTGATGATAGAATAAGCTGTCCTCTACACAAGACCCGAGCGTTCCTCGAAGCATCCGACCACAGGGACGGCGCGCTGGCGGACATCATG GAAGTGACCAGGAAGAATGCATCCGCCGTCTTGGACGCTGCAGACTTCGTGCTGGGCGAACAAAATGGCGTCGAGGGTGCGCGCGCCATCGAGCTGATGCATGACCACCCGCGTCTCCTCGAAATGCTGATGGAAGATGGTGACGTCACTAAGGCCGAAGCCAAGAAGAGGATCCGCAGCGCCCTGCTGCGGGTCCGCAGTAGTAGCATTGACGAATTTATGACAATGACTGGCGTCGTGAAGGAGGCGGTGCAGTGCCTCAGTCATCCCGGTGCCAGGAGGCTTCAGCTCGCCGACATTGGCCACGACTGCTGGCTCCACATTCGAAGTTTCCTGAAGATAGCGGACGTCGTGTCACGTTGA